TCGGGAAGCTGATCAGCATTTTTAGCCCGGCCAACTTGTTGGGTGCGAAGACGGAGAGTAAATTTCAGGGCGATGGTGCGACGGAGCGGAAGGGTGAACTCAGTGCGCGGCTGACGGCGACGGTGACGCATCTGTTCGAGAACGGCAATATGGCGATTCGCGGGGAGCAACATATTAAGATGAACAATGAAGAGCAGTTGTTGCTCGTGGAAGGAATTATTCGCCCGTATGATATCCTTCCCGACAATACAGTCTTGTCCACTTCGGTGGCGGATGCGCGCATTACGTATCGTGGCTTTGGAGTTGTCGCCGAGCGGCAGCGTCCGGGGTGGTTAGTGCGGTTGTTGGATTATGTGTGGCCGTT
This region of Deltaproteobacteria bacterium genomic DNA includes:
- a CDS encoding flagellar basal body L-ring protein FlgH, which encodes MQYSSKFHESKNQPDPAQLYSGLVEEEHQHVKARPSTEVRYGSLWKENYSSRLYDNMYRATKVGDTVQIVVAESAKAAGSGTTKTNRKTEHKASIDHLGGIIEKVGKLISIFSPANLLGAKTESKFQGDGATERKGELSARLTATVTHLFENGNMAIRGEQHIKMNNEEQLLLVEGIIRPYDILPDNTVLSTSVADARITYRGFGVVAERQRPGWLVRLLDYVWPF